CACGGTAAAAAGTTTCACGCGGTTTTACTCGATATCGACCATACTCCGAGTCATCAACTTGATGATGAAAATCAAGGCTTTTACTCCGTCGCTGGCCTCACCGCTTTATCGGAGCAACTTCATCCAGGCGGGGTATTTGGACTTTGGTCTGATGATCCTCCGGACGCCCACTTTACCGAGCTTCTGAAAACGGTATTCGATGAAGCCGAAGCGGTGGTCGTTCCTTTCTATAATCCGATTCAAGACAAGGAATCCACGAACACGGTCTACCTGGCGCAGAAAGCATAGAAATCGAATTCCACGGTGTCGCCCACCGTGGATATATCAGGGTAGGGCGACCTCGCCGTAGGGCGCCGCCTGCATACGTTTCACTGCTTAGAGCTGTCCGCGGATAGCATTGTTTTGTCTAATGGAATGCTGTAGGGATTCCACGGTGTCACTACCGTGGCTACATCTTCATCTTGTCGCGATGGTCGTTCACGACCGAAGGAAGTACCGAGGGTTTTTCTGACAGCGAAGCGAACAACAGGCCTGACAACTGCGTCGATCTTTCGAATAGCAAATCCCACAGTCTTACGACTGTGGCTACACAAGGGCGCCGTCTCCTTACGATTCAGCTCTCACGTCTAACCAGGGAGCTTGGTCTTCATCCGTCCAAGAAGCAGTGATCGCGATCGGCCTACAACAAACTTCGCAATCAAGCACGAGCTCGACTGTCTCCTCTGCGTAGGGAATGTCTTCGATATCGATATGCTCCCAGCAATAGGGGCAAGTGATATCCATTTCTAAGCCAATTGATTTCCGATAGGCAGTGAACGAATCCGTTTTCCCGTCGCCGCAAAAACCGCATTGCATAGGGCTGGAGCAACCGGT
This genomic stretch from Opitutia bacterium ISCC 52 harbors:
- a CDS encoding CPXCG motif-containing cysteine-rich protein; the encoded protein is MDITCPYCWEHIDIEDIPYAEETVELVLDCEVCCRPIAITASWTDEDQAPWLDVRAES